The following proteins come from a genomic window of Miscanthus floridulus cultivar M001 chromosome 2, ASM1932011v1, whole genome shotgun sequence:
- the LOC136539705 gene encoding cold-regulated protein 27-like isoform X1 translates to MGKRPPTDPQRFGDTSNPGSSSGWTDEKHMLYITFLEESFVNQLYSSKGAMNSAESFYRTPGAWQKTSYSGDGRNTKYDQGQGYWGTDEVDGDGAESRLSEVGYIGSPSCSGGSHYYMDDDASTNGPRQERVTSYHARQRNSGGSAAFRLRQHGHSFSWRENCPSSSESSDQNFLDGETHGSREQGRGSSKNQQKHADTTKVGPHDS, encoded by the exons GATACATCGAATCCAGGTTCATCATCTGGATGGACCGATGAGAAGCACATGCTCTACATTACCtttttggaggaatcatttgtTAATCAATTGTACAGTAGTAAAGGGGCGATGAATTCAGCAGAGTCATTCTATAGGACTCCGGGTGCATGGCAAAAAACTTCTTATAGTGGAGATGGTAGAAACACAAAATATGATCAG GGACAGGGATATTGGGGGACAGACGAGGTTGATGGAGATGGAGCTGAATCAAGATTATCAGAGGTTGGGTATATCGGTTCACCTTCTTGTTCTGGGGGTTCACACTATTATATGGATGATGATGCATCAACTAATGGTCCAAGACAAGAGAGAGTTACTAGTTACCATGCAAGGCAAAGGAATTCTGGGGGGTCAGCTGCTTTCCGTTTGCGCCAGCATGGACATTCCTTTTCTTGGAGAG AAAACTGCCCATCTTCTTCAGAATCATCAGACCAGAACTTCTTAGATGGGGAGACTCACGGTAGCAGGGAACAAGGCAGAGGGTCTAGCAAAAACCAGCAAAAACATGCTGATACAACGAAG GTCGGCCCACATGATTCATGA
- the LOC136539705 gene encoding cold-regulated protein 27-like isoform X2 yields MGKRPPTDPQRFGDTSNPGSSSGWTDEKHMLYITFLEESFVNQLYSSKGAMNSAESFYRTPGAWQKTSYSGDGRNTKYDQGQGYWGTDEVDGDGAESRLSEVGYIGSPSCSGGSHYYMDDDASTNGPRQERVTSYHARQRNSGGSAAFRLRQHGHSFSWRESSDQNFLDGETHGSREQGRGSSKNQQKHADTTKVGPHDS; encoded by the exons GATACATCGAATCCAGGTTCATCATCTGGATGGACCGATGAGAAGCACATGCTCTACATTACCtttttggaggaatcatttgtTAATCAATTGTACAGTAGTAAAGGGGCGATGAATTCAGCAGAGTCATTCTATAGGACTCCGGGTGCATGGCAAAAAACTTCTTATAGTGGAGATGGTAGAAACACAAAATATGATCAG GGACAGGGATATTGGGGGACAGACGAGGTTGATGGAGATGGAGCTGAATCAAGATTATCAGAGGTTGGGTATATCGGTTCACCTTCTTGTTCTGGGGGTTCACACTATTATATGGATGATGATGCATCAACTAATGGTCCAAGACAAGAGAGAGTTACTAGTTACCATGCAAGGCAAAGGAATTCTGGGGGGTCAGCTGCTTTCCGTTTGCGCCAGCATGGACATTCCTTTTCTTGGAGAG AATCATCAGACCAGAACTTCTTAGATGGGGAGACTCACGGTAGCAGGGAACAAGGCAGAGGGTCTAGCAAAAACCAGCAAAAACATGCTGATACAACGAAG GTCGGCCCACATGATTCATGA